A genomic window from Canis lupus dingo isolate Sandy chromosome 13, ASM325472v2, whole genome shotgun sequence includes:
- the PRR27 gene encoding proline-rich protein 27 isoform X2, which translates to MKLLLWACILCAVLAKKRFHFLVSGVQHSDSTSLSVMLWSPQDYSGNHYPVSPSLTIPYPISDIDFVPPFRPSKKKAPNYLGNPDPDTGTPPYSWVLPSPGAPLYLIPSFPLTTWLSPSPQKPSHFVPPASRMEGPFSTFNAPMPMPAEPYVATPRTTPTTSPPNPKLIAVEPGPIEPDEAEPAAAEPQPSTSPDKVVLETWPHVISSNE; encoded by the exons ATGAAGCTTCTATTATGGGCCTGCATCTTGTGTGCTGTTCTTGCAAAG aaGCGCTTCCACTTCCTTG tttcaggtgtacaacatagtgattcaacttctctgtcTGTTATGCTGTGGTCACCACAG GATTACAGTGGCAATCATTACCCAGTTAGCCCATCTCTGACTATTCCTTACCCAATATCAGACATTGATTTTGTTCCTCCTTTTcgcccttcaaaaaaaaaagcccccaatTACCTTGGGAATCCTGACCCTGATACAGGGACACCACCCTATTCCTGGGTTCTCCCTTCTCCTGGAGCCCCCCTCTACCTCATTCCTAGTTTTCCCTTAACTACTTGGTTGAGCCCTTCTCCTCAGAAACCTTCCCACTTTGTCCCTCCTGCAAGTAGAATGGAAGGACCTTTTTCCACATTCAATGCTCCCATGCCTATGCCTGCAGAACCTTATGTAGCTACACCTCGTACCACACCTACTACATCACCTCCCAACCCAAAGCTTATTGCAGTTGAGCCTGGGCCCATAGAACCCGACGAAGCCGAGCCTGCTGCCGCAGAACCTCAGCCTTCTACTTCTCCTGACAAG GTGGTTCTTGAAACCTGGCCTCACGTGATATCTTCAAATGAATAA
- the PRR27 gene encoding proline-rich protein 27 isoform X1, translating to MKLLLWACILCAVLAKKRFHFLVSGVQHSDSTSLSVMLWSPQDYSGNHYPVSPSLTIPYPISDIDFVPPFRPSKKKAPNYLGNPDPDTGTPPYSWVLPSPGAPLYLIPSFPLTTWLSPSPQKPSHFVPPASRMEGPFSTFNAPMPMPAEPYVATPRTTPTTSPPNPKLIAVEPGPIEPDEAEPAAAEPQPSTSPDKTLLQKSIKIYKNLLSFRKPFIL from the exons ATGAAGCTTCTATTATGGGCCTGCATCTTGTGTGCTGTTCTTGCAAAG aaGCGCTTCCACTTCCTTG tttcaggtgtacaacatagtgattcaacttctctgtcTGTTATGCTGTGGTCACCACAG GATTACAGTGGCAATCATTACCCAGTTAGCCCATCTCTGACTATTCCTTACCCAATATCAGACATTGATTTTGTTCCTCCTTTTcgcccttcaaaaaaaaaagcccccaatTACCTTGGGAATCCTGACCCTGATACAGGGACACCACCCTATTCCTGGGTTCTCCCTTCTCCTGGAGCCCCCCTCTACCTCATTCCTAGTTTTCCCTTAACTACTTGGTTGAGCCCTTCTCCTCAGAAACCTTCCCACTTTGTCCCTCCTGCAAGTAGAATGGAAGGACCTTTTTCCACATTCAATGCTCCCATGCCTATGCCTGCAGAACCTTATGTAGCTACACCTCGTACCACACCTACTACATCACCTCCCAACCCAAAGCTTATTGCAGTTGAGCCTGGGCCCATAGAACCCGACGAAGCCGAGCCTGCTGCCGCAGAACCTCAGCCTTCTACTTCTCCTGACAAG ACATTGTTGCAGAAATCaattaaaatctacaaaaatttactttcttttcgAAAGCCTTTCATTCTGTGA
- the PRR27 gene encoding proline-rich protein 27 isoform X3, with product MKLLLWACILCAVLAKKRFHFLGEDYSGNHYPVSPSLTIPYPISDIDFVPPFRPSKKKAPNYLGNPDPDTGTPPYSWVLPSPGAPLYLIPSFPLTTWLSPSPQKPSHFVPPASRMEGPFSTFNAPMPMPAEPYVATPRTTPTTSPPNPKLIAVEPGPIEPDEAEPAAAEPQPSTSPDKTLLQKSIKIYKNLLSFRKPFIL from the exons ATGAAGCTTCTATTATGGGCCTGCATCTTGTGTGCTGTTCTTGCAAAG aaGCGCTTCCACTTCCTTGGTGAG GATTACAGTGGCAATCATTACCCAGTTAGCCCATCTCTGACTATTCCTTACCCAATATCAGACATTGATTTTGTTCCTCCTTTTcgcccttcaaaaaaaaaagcccccaatTACCTTGGGAATCCTGACCCTGATACAGGGACACCACCCTATTCCTGGGTTCTCCCTTCTCCTGGAGCCCCCCTCTACCTCATTCCTAGTTTTCCCTTAACTACTTGGTTGAGCCCTTCTCCTCAGAAACCTTCCCACTTTGTCCCTCCTGCAAGTAGAATGGAAGGACCTTTTTCCACATTCAATGCTCCCATGCCTATGCCTGCAGAACCTTATGTAGCTACACCTCGTACCACACCTACTACATCACCTCCCAACCCAAAGCTTATTGCAGTTGAGCCTGGGCCCATAGAACCCGACGAAGCCGAGCCTGCTGCCGCAGAACCTCAGCCTTCTACTTCTCCTGACAAG ACATTGTTGCAGAAATCaattaaaatctacaaaaatttactttcttttcgAAAGCCTTTCATTCTGTGA
- the PRR27 gene encoding proline-rich protein 27 isoform X4, translated as MKLLLWACILCAVLAKDYSGNHYPVSPSLTIPYPISDIDFVPPFRPSKKKAPNYLGNPDPDTGTPPYSWVLPSPGAPLYLIPSFPLTTWLSPSPQKPSHFVPPASRMEGPFSTFNAPMPMPAEPYVATPRTTPTTSPPNPKLIAVEPGPIEPDEAEPAAAEPQPSTSPDKTLLQKSIKIYKNLLSFRKPFIL; from the exons ATGAAGCTTCTATTATGGGCCTGCATCTTGTGTGCTGTTCTTGCAAAG GATTACAGTGGCAATCATTACCCAGTTAGCCCATCTCTGACTATTCCTTACCCAATATCAGACATTGATTTTGTTCCTCCTTTTcgcccttcaaaaaaaaaagcccccaatTACCTTGGGAATCCTGACCCTGATACAGGGACACCACCCTATTCCTGGGTTCTCCCTTCTCCTGGAGCCCCCCTCTACCTCATTCCTAGTTTTCCCTTAACTACTTGGTTGAGCCCTTCTCCTCAGAAACCTTCCCACTTTGTCCCTCCTGCAAGTAGAATGGAAGGACCTTTTTCCACATTCAATGCTCCCATGCCTATGCCTGCAGAACCTTATGTAGCTACACCTCGTACCACACCTACTACATCACCTCCCAACCCAAAGCTTATTGCAGTTGAGCCTGGGCCCATAGAACCCGACGAAGCCGAGCCTGCTGCCGCAGAACCTCAGCCTTCTACTTCTCCTGACAAG ACATTGTTGCAGAAATCaattaaaatctacaaaaatttactttcttttcgAAAGCCTTTCATTCTGTGA
- the PRR27 gene encoding proline-rich protein 27 isoform X5, with product MLWSPQDYSGNHYPVSPSLTIPYPISDIDFVPPFRPSKKKAPNYLGNPDPDTGTPPYSWVLPSPGAPLYLIPSFPLTTWLSPSPQKPSHFVPPASRMEGPFSTFNAPMPMPAEPYVATPRTTPTTSPPNPKLIAVEPGPIEPDEAEPAAAEPQPSTSPDKTLLQKSIKIYKNLLSFRKPFIL from the exons ATGCTGTGGTCACCACAG GATTACAGTGGCAATCATTACCCAGTTAGCCCATCTCTGACTATTCCTTACCCAATATCAGACATTGATTTTGTTCCTCCTTTTcgcccttcaaaaaaaaaagcccccaatTACCTTGGGAATCCTGACCCTGATACAGGGACACCACCCTATTCCTGGGTTCTCCCTTCTCCTGGAGCCCCCCTCTACCTCATTCCTAGTTTTCCCTTAACTACTTGGTTGAGCCCTTCTCCTCAGAAACCTTCCCACTTTGTCCCTCCTGCAAGTAGAATGGAAGGACCTTTTTCCACATTCAATGCTCCCATGCCTATGCCTGCAGAACCTTATGTAGCTACACCTCGTACCACACCTACTACATCACCTCCCAACCCAAAGCTTATTGCAGTTGAGCCTGGGCCCATAGAACCCGACGAAGCCGAGCCTGCTGCCGCAGAACCTCAGCCTTCTACTTCTCCTGACAAG ACATTGTTGCAGAAATCaattaaaatctacaaaaatttactttcttttcgAAAGCCTTTCATTCTGTGA